CGGGCCCTTCTGGTGCGCCGGGTCCGGCGGCCGTTCGTCGCAGAGGAAGAATTTCGGTTCCTTGGGTGTGGACAGGAACAGGTCTGGGTGCGGCACCAACGCGTCGTGCAGTGCGGTCGAGCCACACTTGGGCGAGCCGATGATCAGGAAGTCAGGAAGAGCCATCTGGGGTTCACTCCGATGCCGGCGGCAGAAATCGGTACGGGAGCACGCGGCGGTGCGTACCTGCGGGAGATCAGCGAGAAAGACTGTCGACGACGGTGCCGACGGCCCGGACAACCACTCGGCACACGTCTCCGAGGAGCGGGTCGAATCACGGCGGCGACCAGGCGGCGGTGCCCGAGCGGGCCCGGACCGCGGCGGATCAGGAACAGGCGGCGCTGGCGACGCGCACGAGGTCGATCTCGCGGCGACGCACCAACCGCAGACCCGTGCCCGTCATGGTCGGGAAGATTAGTGCATGACGACGGGGGTGCGCGCGGCACCGGAGCCGACCCGGCCGGTCGCGGCCCGGCGTCCGGGCACTGTCGGAGTCCCCGGGCATCATCACGGCCATGGACACATCCGGCTTGCTCCTGGGCGCGCTGCTGCTGGCGGTCGGTGCCGCGATCGGCTTCGTCGTCGGGCTGAGCGTGGGTCGAGCCCACCCACGGGATCAGCGCTCGGCGGCGGAGCTGGACGCGTTGCTGGCGCCGGCCTCCGACGCGATGCAGCGGGTGGAGCAGCACCTGCACGAGGTGGAACGGGATCGCGCCGCCGCCTACGCGGGCCTGCGCGAGCAGGTGTCGGCCCTGCATCTGACGTCCGCCGATCTCAACCGGCACACCCGGGCCCTGGCCGGGGCGCTCAGCGCGCCGCAGGTGCGGGGGCGATGGGGAGAGATGCAGTTGCAGCGGGTGGTCGAGCTGGCCGGGATGGTCGAGCACTGCGACTTCGACACCCAGGTCGGCGTGCGCTCGGACGATCCGGAGGCGGCCGGCGTCCGCCCGGACATGATCATCCGGTTGGCCGGGGGACGCCAGATCCCGGTCGATGCCAAGGTCCCCTTCGCCTCCTACCTGGAGGCGGCCGAATGCACCGACGAGCGGCGGCGGTCCGCACTGCTGGCCGCGCACTCCCGCGCGCTGCGCAGCCATGTGGACGCGTTGGCGGCCAAGGCCTACTGGCGGCACTTCCAGCCGGCCCCCGAGTTCGTCGTGCTGTTCGTACCGGGTGAGCCGTTGCTGGACGCCGCCTTGGCCGTCGACCCGGGTCTGGCCGACTACGCCTTCGCCCGCAACGTCGTCATGGCCACCCCGACGTCGCTGATCGGCCTGCTGCGCACGGTCGCGCACGTCTGGCGGCAGGAGCGGTTGTCGGCCTCGGCAGCCCAGGTGCACGAGCTGGGTCGGGATCTGCACCGCCGCCTGGCCACCCTGGCCGGGCACCTGACCACCCTGGGCGCCAGCCTGGATAAGGCGGTGCGCGCCTACAACGGCACGGTGCGCTCGCTGGAGTCGCGGGTCCTGGTCTCGGCCCGCAAGCTGGCCGATCTGGGGGTCACCGGGGAGGAGCTACCCAGTCCGGCCCAGGTCGAGACCACCACGTTGGTGCCCCAGGAGGCGGCCTACGCTCGCGCCGCGGACCCGCTGGACGCGGCCGCCGAGTTCCAGGCGCAGGCCGCCGTGCAGCGGGAGGCGGCCGAGGCGGCGTATGCCGCGCGTGTGCACACATCCCCTTTACCGATCCGGGACGCTACCGTTGACCGGTGACGACGAATACTGCGACCCGACCACGGCTGGCCGACGCCTCGGTGGTGTCGTCGGTTCGCGGTTGGCCGTCCTGGGCGGTCATCGTGCTGGCCCTGCTGTGCACCCTGGCCGGCGCCGCGATCGACGGGCTGACCACCGGGACGCTGGCGTGGGGGCTGCGCATCGGCTTCTATCTGGGTGTGGTGGGCGCGGCCCTGCTGGTCCGCCGCGGCTCGATCTTCACCGCCATGGTGCAGCCGCCGCTGGTGCTGGTGGTCGGGCTGGTGGTGGGCGGGATGCTGTTCACCGACGCCGGTGGGCTGTACGGAACGGCCCTGCGGCTCATCGCGACGTTCCCGACGATGGCCATGGGCACCGCCGCGGCCATCCTGATCGGCCTGATCCGTATCGTGGCGCAGCCCCTGAAGAATTCCGCGGCCAAGCGCGCCGCGGCCGGCGGCACCCCGCCGCCCGCGCACCACTGACCCGGCGGCGCCCCGGGCGCCAGCGGTCCGAACCCGGAACCGGCTCAGCTGCCCCCGCGAGTGGAGGCCGCCGGCCGGCGCAGTTCCTTGGGCAGCGAGAACGTCAGCGTCTCGGTCGCCGCGGTGAACTCCTCGGCCGGCGGAAAGCCCCGTTCCTGCAGGTGGGCCAGCACTCCTTCAACCAGGTCGTCGGGCACCGAGGCCCCACTGGTCACCCCGACGGTGTGCACCCCGTCCAGCCAGGCCTCGTCGATCTCGCCGGCGTCGTCGACCAGGTAGGCGGTATCGGCCCCGGCTCCCAGCGCCACCTCGACCAGCCGCACCGAGTTGGACGAGTTCGTCGACCCGACCACGATCACCAGGTCGCAGTCCGCGGCGATCTGCTTGACCACTTCCTGCCGGTTCTGGGTGGCGTAACAGATGTCGTCGCTGGGCGGCGAGGTCATCAGCGGGAAGCGCTTGCGAAGCAGATCGACGGTGCCCAATGTCTCATCCACCGACAGCGTGGTCTGCGAGAGCCAGATCACCTTTTCCGGGTCGCGCACGGTCACCGCATCGACGTCGGAGGCATCGTTGATCAGCTGGATCGCCTCGGGCGCCTCCCCGTGGGTGCCCTCGACCTCCTCGTGCCCGCGATGGCCGATGAGCAGGATGTCGTAGTCCTCGGCGGCGAACCGCCGGGCCTCCTTGTGCACCTTGGTGACCAGCGGGCAGGTCGCGTCGATCACCTGCAGCTGCCGGCGCGCGGCCTGCTCGTGCACGGCCGGGGACACCCCGTGCGCCGAGAAGACGACGATCTCACCCTCCGGGACCTCGTCGGTCTCCTCCACGAAGATCGCCCCGCGGGACTCCAGGGTGGCCACCACGTGCTTGTTGTGCACGATCTGCTTGCGCACGTACACCGGCGGCCCGTACTGCTCCAGGGCCTTCTCGACGGTGACGACCGCGCGGTCGACCCCCGCGCAGTAGCCGCGCGGGCTGGCCAGCAGGACGCGCTTGGCGGGCGAAGAGGTCGGGGCGGTCATGGGTCAATCGTAGGTGTGTTGCCGGTCCACGATGCCCGGCGACGGCACCGGCGTGCGGGCCGGCCGGCCGATGCGGCAGTCTGGTGACATGGCCATCACGCTGCCCCTGCCGGTGCGGGTCGCCGCCGGCCTGCTCGTCACCGGCATCCAGCTGGTCCGTTCCCTGCCTGAGGAGATCCCGGGGATCCCGGTCACCCTGGTCGGCAACGCCATGCGCCTGTCGATGAAGGTCCAGCAGGAGATCACCACGCTGGCCACCCGGGGTGATGAGCTGCTCGGCGGCATCATCGGCGGGCGGGCTCAGGAGAACCCCAGCTGGGCGACCTTCGACGAGGACAAGCCGACGTCCGCGGTCAAGGCCCCGAGCCGGCCGTCCGCGACGCCGACGGTTCGGACCAAGCCGGCGCCGCCCGCGCCGACGCCGGCGGTCTCACCGGCCCCCCACCCGGCTTCGACGCCCCCGCCGGTGGTGCAGACCCCGCCCGCCACGCCGGACGTCCCCGTGGCCGCGTCGCTGGCCGCCGTGCCGGACCTGCCCGAGCCCGATGCGGACGAGCCGGACCGGCATCAGCCGGAAGCGACCTCGCTGTCGGACATCGACACGACCGCGACCGAGGCGGCCGCCGAGGTACCGGCCGCGCTGATCGACGCCGCCCTGCACGCCGTACCCGACCGGCCGGCCCCCGACCAGGCCGACGGCACCGACGAGCCCCAGGCGGCCGAGACCGACGACCCCGCGCCC
This genomic window from Nakamurella multipartita DSM 44233 contains:
- a CDS encoding 4-hydroxy-3-methylbut-2-enyl diphosphate reductase; this encodes MTAPTSSPAKRVLLASPRGYCAGVDRAVVTVEKALEQYGPPVYVRKQIVHNKHVVATLESRGAIFVEETDEVPEGEIVVFSAHGVSPAVHEQAARRQLQVIDATCPLVTKVHKEARRFAAEDYDILLIGHRGHEEVEGTHGEAPEAIQLINDASDVDAVTVRDPEKVIWLSQTTLSVDETLGTVDLLRKRFPLMTSPPSDDICYATQNRQEVVKQIAADCDLVIVVGSTNSSNSVRLVEVALGAGADTAYLVDDAGEIDEAWLDGVHTVGVTSGASVPDDLVEGVLAHLQERGFPPAEEFTAATETLTFSLPKELRRPAASTRGGS
- a CDS encoding DUF6542 domain-containing protein, with protein sequence MTTNTATRPRLADASVVSSVRGWPSWAVIVLALLCTLAGAAIDGLTTGTLAWGLRIGFYLGVVGAALLVRRGSIFTAMVQPPLVLVVGLVVGGMLFTDAGGLYGTALRLIATFPTMAMGTAAAILIGLIRIVAQPLKNSAAKRAAAGGTPPPAHH
- a CDS encoding lipid droplet-associated protein: MAITLPLPVRVAAGLLVTGIQLVRSLPEEIPGIPVTLVGNAMRLSMKVQQEITTLATRGDELLGGIIGGRAQENPSWATFDEDKPTSAVKAPSRPSATPTVRTKPAPPAPTPAVSPAPHPASTPPPVVQTPPATPDVPVAASLAAVPDLPEPDADEPDRHQPEATSLSDIDTTATEAAAEVPAALIDAALHAVPDRPAPDQADGTDEPQAAETDDPAPRDSTAEAQGAATPAESTESTEPAGDDPAVEPDGPATLPGYDAMTLAQVRGHLRELSVADVTDLLAYEQAGENRAPFLTLLSNRLVTLGAQES
- a CDS encoding DNA recombination protein RmuC, which codes for MDTSGLLLGALLLAVGAAIGFVVGLSVGRAHPRDQRSAAELDALLAPASDAMQRVEQHLHEVERDRAAAYAGLREQVSALHLTSADLNRHTRALAGALSAPQVRGRWGEMQLQRVVELAGMVEHCDFDTQVGVRSDDPEAAGVRPDMIIRLAGGRQIPVDAKVPFASYLEAAECTDERRRSALLAAHSRALRSHVDALAAKAYWRHFQPAPEFVVLFVPGEPLLDAALAVDPGLADYAFARNVVMATPTSLIGLLRTVAHVWRQERLSASAAQVHELGRDLHRRLATLAGHLTTLGASLDKAVRAYNGTVRSLESRVLVSARKLADLGVTGEELPSPAQVETTTLVPQEAAYARAADPLDAAAEFQAQAAVQREAAEAAYAARVHTSPLPIRDATVDR